Part of the Caretta caretta isolate rCarCar2 chromosome 7, rCarCar1.hap1, whole genome shotgun sequence genome is shown below.
GCCCGGCTTCTCCTCAGAGCATGGTTTGCTTCTCTAGGGCGGAAAACAGATCCGCAGTGCTTtgcggggtgggtgtgtgtggaggagacTTGTGTATCTTATCGCCATGGGGCGGGGGGTGCCAGGTGACACCGGGTCAAGCTGGAGAAGGAGTCACAAATTAATCTTTGTGACCAGCGCATGCCTAATTCTGGGTTGGAGCATTTGGGTAGAAAAGCCCAGTATAGACAGCCAGCCTGTGTCCTTGTGTAATTCCTGTAGACCTGTGCCGTTGTTCCTCATATTACCTGGGGGCAGGCCGTGGCTGATTAGGAAATGGGACACTTAAGCCTTGCCTGGATTAGGGAAATTTCCCCTGAGTGCTGTGTCCCCTCTGtcatccccgtcccccccccgctTGGACTTCTGGAGTGTGCAGCGGGGCCGAGAGAAATAAGAGTTTTGGAAGTTGGGAACTGGTGAGGGCCCTTTAACTTGGACTTGCCCCCTTGAGCTGTGTGTTCAGGGCTTAGATACCCCAGCAATAGGTCTGTTAAAGATACCTTGACTATGCTGGACAACATGGaatgcagtgtggtctagtggatggagcactggGCCGGGTTTCAAGAGTCCTCATTTCAGTTTCTTGCTCTGCCCCCAACGTGCTGGGTgagctttgggcaagtcacacccTAGTccccgcctcagtttccccatctttacaaTAGAGGTGATGATACTGGCTtcctgtgtaaagtgctttgagctgtATGGATGAGAAGTGCTAGACACAGAGAACAGATTCTGGTTTTCTAGCTTCTCTTGAGATTTATGGGAGCTGTAGAGGACATGATTTCATTTTTGCTTTTGCGTAGCAGGCACTTGCGGGGTGCTCTCTGGGATGATGGACAGGGGCTGGCCCTGCTTTAATAGAGGACCTGATGTTCTGAAATGGCTTTGTCCTGAATCAGAGCTCTGTAAGCTTGGAAGCTCGTCTCTCTCGCCAGCAGAAGTTGGGCCGAGGAAAgagattccctcacccaccttgttgcgCTTGTCCTGGGAAAGGCATTTACTTTGTTCATGTTTTACAAAGCACATGTGTTCCCACGTCTGCTTGGAAGTCAGTTCACTTCACAGTTGCCCTGGAAGGATGCACTGTATCCTGAACGGGTTCTTTGCCTCTTCCCGCCGTCCGGTTTAACTGCCTCCCCGAGATGCCTTGGCTGACTGGTAGGCAGCAGCTCTTGCCTTTTGGAAGCGTGGCTGCAGCTTGAGCTGTGTGGGAGTTTAGCTGACTAAACAGGGGGCTGTCCTGGAGGCTTTTGGTGATAGAGGCAAAATCAAATGTAAGAACCCTCCCAAGTATTTGCTGCGTGATGTCACATCCTTGTATTCAGATCCTTTCTGCCAACACAACGCACAGTGATTTTAGGTTCTTGGATATGCCAAGATTGGGGCTGTCACGCAAGTTGTGTTGAAAACTTGTTCCCTGGCTGCTTTTGTTCCCTGTTCTGCCCATTGCCTACCCGCTAAGACCTGGCCCCGGGGACTGCCCTGCTCTAGAGCCCTAGAATGGGACAGGTTCTCCAGTCCAGCCGCCAGGGCCCGGTCTGGCCTGCACTGGTGGTGATGCCAGAGTGACTCTGGAAACCTTGGGGCCCCTTTGAGAGATGTTTGTCCGCTGGGAACCTTCCATTTAAGGGCGGCCAGCTTTGCCCAGGTAAGGCTGGGCTGGCAGCTCACCGGGAGATCGGACTCTGTGCCTAGCAGGCTTGAAGTGAAGCAGGTGGATGCCATCTTGCACTTAAATACAGAGGTGGGACCTGCATCCCAGCATGCCGTGCACCTGTGGGGCCAGGTGGCCTCTGCACAGCTCCATAGAGGCTCCTTTGGGTTTCAGTGGGAGACTTGATTCTCTACTTCTGCTGGTCTGCAACCTGACGCTGAGAGCCCTTGCTAGCGGCAGTGAGGGCTGAGGTTCCTCCTCTTGCTCACCCACTGAGGGGCCACTGGCAaatgccccttcctgcttccaGTGTCCCCAGCTTGCATTTCTAATGAGGGCTGGTGTCCTGGGCCCAGAGAGCTCTGGGAAAGTGTCTTTGAATGGTCCTCTCCAGAGCCTGGGAGCCCAGCTGTAGCCACGTCAAACCCTCGAGCTGCAATGTTTCTGTCTGCTTTGGTGCCCCAGTCCGAGGAGGGAGAGAAGTTGTAGACGAGGCAACAAAAGCCAGTCAGGTGCTGGGGTTGGAGGAGGGAAAAAGTCAAGGCAGGAAAGGAAGTTAGTAAAAGGAGAGCTGTAACTCCACGAaaaacactcagggtgtgaactGACCCCGTCTGTGaacaggaggaggtgggaagaACTGAAAAGGCACCACATTTAAAATGGCTCCAAGGGGATCTTTTGGGGTACATGGTCTCATTAGCCAATGACTCCcccaacctgtagaactcatcgCTGCAGGATATTGAGGCAAGCAAGTCAGTAAGTTCTCTGAAGACAGCTCGTCGTTTTTCCCCAACAGCAGCTGCCAGGACACTACCTGTACGAGCAAAGTCTGGGGGCAACCTCTGCACCAGGGCGAATCTCCCCTCCGAGCCATAGCACCGCACAGTGAGGTGATGCGGGAGAATTGACCCCTTCCTTTGAACCATCCAGCATTGGCCATGTACATCCAGGGcaatggactagatggaccactgatatATTCCCATGTGGCTGTCGACTGCTCAGTCCTGCAGGAGGTGCTCTCCCCTCCCACGGGAGTTTGATTTTGCTATCCCTCGTTGGACTCCTGAAAGCATCTTTTTAATTGTGACGCATTTGTAACCGTGCAGTGGCCTGGATGCTGCAATAGTGAAGCATCAGGGTGGGGTTCCTTGCGAACTGGACTGCAAAGGCCGACGCTGTATGAGCTGCTGACTGGTCTGACTGCAGCGATTCCGATTCTTGCAAACTCCTGTTCGACCGCGTGGCTCCTCCCTGGGGTGAGCTGCGCCTGCTTGTTCCAGCTGACTCCAAGCTCTGCAGTAAGGGCTGGGTTCCTGGGCGTCGTCCCAGCTCCTTTGATCATCCCTGGGATCTCCAGACTGATTCACCAGAGACCGTtctgaaatgacaggtttcagagtagcagccgtgttagtctgtgttcgcaaaaagaacaggagtacctgggctctggaggggaatGCCGTGCTTGGGGTTAAGCTGGGTTTTACACGTTACTTTCCCACTGCGTACTGGAGTAATACAAGATAATAAACCATGGCAGCATAATTCATACCGAACACTCGTCTTCTGCATGAGACAGGAGAGTGATCTCATTCCTGTACAGGACATGGATCTGCAGCTTGTGTCAAGCAATCCACCAAACACAAGCTACAGATCACAGCTCTGTCTTTAGTTCACTTTCTAGGGGCCTTTGCTTCAAGAATATTGATGCTTTGGCATTAGAGAAATGACCagtccccacagcagcagctgctaggGGAACTTGCATTGGGCAGCAAAGAAGTTTTTCATGCTGTCCTGGCGTAGGAGCTGATCATGTGACACagattccaaccccttcccctggTATTTGACTGCAGAACTGAAACTGTCCATTTAAAAGCCCGAGCCTGGGTTTCTAAGTTCAGCTCCTAAGtaagaggtggaggtgagctgctgctgttcccagGGACTCAAGCCGGAGTCGGGGCTGGTTGGGACCTCTGTAAATGAGGTCACCTTTATGTAGTAGCAGAACTTCAGGGGCCCAGGTGGAAAGTTAAATCCCTAGCTGTTCCGGTGGCCAAGAAAACCTGCTGAACGTGCCCCCCAGGGGATGCTGCCTTCTTGAGTCTAAGCAGCCCTGAGAGGCGAGAATTGCCCCGTTCATCTCAGGGGGGCATGCCTGTTGAGACTGGAGGTCCAGGACTCTGGAGAGCTATGCAGATGACTCAAGCAGGTAACCAGGTTATAGCAGACCCAGCGTAAAGGCTCTGCAGCCCGTCATCCTGGGCCTTACCAATGGGATCGACCTAGGTACATCGCTCAGGGCTTTGAATAATTGCACGCCCTGTGCGCCATAGGTAGGTGGATCTAACCCTGTGTAGACGCGGCTGGCTAGAGGTGGGTTAAGTACATGGATGGAGAAACCTCTTGTGTcgtctgtggcacagccagagcGCTGGAGCTGTGCCGTGGGGGGtttagtgtacacatacccttccTTGTgagaggaggaggctgcaggagggactTTACCCCCCCTCGCCCCCTCAGGCAGCTGGTGCCTGGGGGCATCTCTGCCCCAAGCCACGTCTCTCATGGGCACGGTGGCTTGTACAAAACACCACCACACTAAACCAAGTACATAAAACCCATGGTGTTTGTGAGACTTAACTCAAGGTGCTGAGTGGTATatgcactggggaggggggttaggTCTCATGGGACTTCTGACCCCCATGCACAAGGATTTGGGCTCTGGCCAGGAGACTGGAGTCCACCCCAGCATGTGGTGGTTCCTCTGCAATTTCATTGCTAGTTGCCAGGGAGGCTTACACTCCAACATCCCTGTGGCCTTGTTGTGCTGAGTCTCCTGGTGAACTAGTCCTCTAAGCTGTAATTCCTCACTGCGCACTCACGAGCCctgttgactctgaaacctaatgtcAACACCAACTCAATGCTATTTCACTGCTCATCATTTAATGGAGCAGCAGTGGGCTGAAATGCTTCTCCTTGGTTGCTGGATGCAGGGGCTTCAGGTTGCCAATTCTCAACTGTATCATGAGCTTCACAATCATTGGTGGtgctcttaaagccccagctcctggagccccgTGATTGAGACAGTCTATTTccgctttcattttaaaaattaagtttctgGCCTGCGTGGTTGTGGAGAGAAGCCTGAGAACGTGACACCCCCCTGCCCAAGGGCTAGAATGCTAAGTGGCAAATATAGCCCCGAAGCTGGCTGGCTTTTATTCTGTGTTAGCGCAGCACTCCAGTCGtagagcagggccccattgtgtagAACAGAACGGGGGCGTGTTTTGTGGCCTGTAGCCTGGTGAGCACTGGCTTCTCCCCTCTAACCTGTCTCCTTGCCCCTCTCTAGTGCTTCTCTCTGGAGGAAGATGAGCTGAGCCTGCACTTGGTTCCCGCCTGCAGCGATGCTATCCTGGAGGCCGAAGGGATCCTGGGAACGATGCAGAGCTACCTCGATTCCTCCGTGATCTCTATCATCGAGGACTTCAGCACCCTGACCGAGGTAACGGGCTGCCTGCAGAGAGGCAGGGGACATAGTCGGGCCCTGGGCTTCCGCATTCACCCATCTCGCCTTCGGGACCTGCCGCAGCCCTGGATCCAAAGCTGCCTGGGGCATCTCCAGTCCCACGaccttggtggggtggggggtgagacgGGATACGGCAGGTCTGGGAATCTCCGTCCCTTGCCTGCTTTGGCCCCTCTGTTTGCTGCTTTCCCTGCCGGACGCTGCATCGTTTGGCTGGGCGTGAGGTGAGCAGTGCTGGGAAGAGTGGCCAGGAGTCAGTCCCTGgtccagctctctcctgtcattcctcttcccctccttttcttttgtctgaCAAGGATTCTTTGTCAAGGGCCTCTGCCGGCCCACCCGCCAGCTAGCCTGCTCCTAATGTGTCTAGCTCAGCCTCACGGCAGTGTTAATTCAGGGGGGCAGGGTCCCTGGCACCTCCCCTCCTCTGGGTTCTGAGCTCTTGGGCCGGGACTGAGCCAAGCACGTGCCGGTTGACGGGAGCCTTCCAGTCCTGGGGGCACCTCCCCAGCAGGGCCCTGCTCGAGGGACatttggggcagaggcagagctagTTACCACTGGCCCCTCAGTGGGCACCTGCATTTCTGAGCCTCCGTGTTGCTGACAAGAGACAGGCGTGAAGAGAGGGGAAGACGTCTAGTGGCTAGGGCCTGTCATGAGAGTGGCAGGGCGGGGTCGGTATCTGGCGGTGCCCCTGATGCAAGGGCCTCTCTCACCAGAGCAAGGCCTGCCTGGATGCACCGAACGAGCTGTCGCTGCTGACGGCCATCACCGAGATCCTGGACAGCACGGACGACGAGACCCTGTCTCCGTTTGACACCACCCTGGACTCGGAATTGCTGGCACAGCCCCGGGACCGGGAGAGTTCTTCGGTATGAGGTGCTCTCTGCCTGCCTTCCCCGCCCTTCCCAGGAGGTGCCTAGACCAGCCACTTCCGCTTCACTTAGTCCCTGGCCCGGGCAGCAGCCAAACCGTGCACAGCACACGCGTAGATGTGCTAACTCGCCCACCTCTGGGCTGCTCATCTCCCCCCACCGGCTCCTTCCCTTGGGGCTCTGGGAAAGGAGGCTCCAGATCCCAGTCCCATTTCAATGGGAGCCCCCCCATCCCCGAGCCATGCCGTGTCATCGGTGAGATCACTGCAGGGCACCCCCTGGCAGTCACCAGCTGAGCTGCTTCTGAAATGAGCTGTAGGAACTGCCCTGTGGGAAATCAGGAGGAGCGGGATTGGGGGGTGGCACACACCTTATTTGCTGTTGGCTACAGACCAGCAGAAATGCCCCGCGAAGCGGCCTGCATATCCCGCCGTGGTATGTAGGCGGCTCGGGCTGCTCATGCTTTGGCGAGCCAGGCACTAGAGCTGGGTGTGATTCCACTCCTGGAACCCAGCGCTGGGATCAAACGGCGGCTGGGGCGTACCCTGGGGGGCCTCGTGTAGCCAGTTGCCATGCTGGGCATGTGGTGAGGGGGGAGAGTCTGGTGCGGGGAGGCTGCTGGCCATGCGGCTTCACCCTGCGCCCCGGCTGGGCTTGGACTGGCAGGTCTGTGTTTTCCACCTTCTCATTCCACTTCTTACCCATCAGTTTCAGAAGTTTCTCAGCTTGTCCCGGGCCTCCCCTGAGCGCAGTGTTCCTGCCCTAGACGATCCGTGGGGCCTCAGCGGCCCAGCTGCCATCGGCAAGGTGAGAGGGCAGCTCCTTGGTGTGTGCAGAGGGTCAGGGAGAGCCTGGGTCCAGGGCAACCAGGGGTGCTTAGGAAAGACATCAGCCGGATTGGCTGTCCTGCTCGTACCCATGgatggtggggctgtgggtgacCTTTGGGTTGCCTGGTCTCCGGTTGTGCAGGGTGACTCCTGGTAGCCCTTGCCCGCTCTCCAATATCTCCATGGTTTCTGGGCCGCTGCTGAGCTCTGCTTGCTCACGGCTCGGGAGAGGCAGCATCAGGGAGCTACCGTGGCTTTGGAACTACCGTGCAGTGCCAGGACTCGCATCTTCATGCTCGCTGCTCTCTTAAAGGGCCGCCAGCCTTTGCCCCTCCTGCTCGCCTGGAGCTGGGAGCAGCCCTGAGCCGGGCTGGTGGGAGCCTAGCCAGGCAGTTAACAAGCACCTCTGCGGGACGGCTCACGGTCCTGGCCAGCTGTAACCCCAGCCATGCTGGCGCTGCTCTTGGGCTGCAATGTGAATGTAAAGCCTTGCTTTAGGCTGTAGCTCCTCGAGCCCTTGTCCCCTGCAGCGTTGGGAATGCTCTCCGGCAGGGGGGCAAACTCCTGGGCAGTGAGGATTCGCCGTAACACGGGAGCTTGTCAAGGTGCAGACCGGGCAGGAGCGGTGTGGGGCTGTTGCAAATCAGTGAAAACTGCCCCCGGTGGGGCTCAAACTATGCAATTGTGGGCTGGTCCCTGCCAGTCCACGCACCTCATGAGGAGAGGGCATTGCCCTGGCTGCTAGCCGGAGTGGCTGAGCCCACTGGCAGTCGCCACCTAGGTTACGTGAGCTGCACTGCTCTGCCTCGGGACTGCCCCGCTTCTGGGGAGCAGCGCCGTCACCtgtctcttccccctttccctgccaGGTGGGGACGGGCCCTGGGGATCTGCCCTGGAACGGCCTCGAAGAGCCGGCAGCACCcaagcagggcagcagcagagcggCCCGGGCGGAGCGGAAgctgcccaggccccagcccctcccgcagcgcagcgacggggaggaggaggaggaggctgctaGCCCTGGGCAGCACGGCAGCGTGGTGGCAGCTGTGGGGCTGCGGGAGAGCCCCCTGGGTTTGTGCGCcgaggctgggggtgaggaggcggTGTGGCCGGAAGACAGTGACGCTCCCTGCATCATCAGCACGGGGGCCGGGTCCCTCAGCGAGCTGGTGAAGTCCATGCACCCGTACTGCCTGCCCACGCTCACCGTGTGCCTGGACCCTGCCAGCGAGCCGGTGGCGAAGGAGTTCTTAACCGGCCCGCTCCTGCTGGAGATCGTGCCAGGCGAAGGCGAGAGCCTGGAGATCCCCGtggtcctgcagcagctgggcccAGAAGCGCAGCTCCCAGCTGAAGGGCAGGGAGCCTGCGGTTGCCCAGCTGGCAAGGGGGATGGTGCCCTAGAGCTGTCACCTATGGATGGTGTGTTGCCAGTGGGAACGCCTGCCCAGGGGTGTGAGACTGGGGGCCACGGCAGGGCCCCCCAAGCGGAGCCTCCCAGCCTGACCCAGGCGAGAGAGTCCCCCCGGGGGGTTGACCCTGAAGCAAAGGATGAGGAGAGGCAAAGAGACCAATATCTGGAGAGCAGCTCCCGGAGCAGTACGGAGGCGCCAGCGGGCGGGAAGCGCCAGGGCACCGAGAAGGGCCGAGGGCGTGAGAGGGCCAGGAAAAgccggaaaaagaaaagggaggaatCGCAGAAGGGCCAGGCCAAGCCTGATGGGGACTGCATGGTCCGCAGGCTCCTTTCCACATCCTTGGTGCAGCCGCCAGCCACCCAGCGCTCCCCAAGCTGGGCCGCCCGGCCCTCCATGCAGGTGTCCACCTTcctggaaaggcagctggagcaggccAAGAAGGAAGGGCAGATGGAGCTGCGATCGGCCCGAGGGAGACCGCGGGCAGCGGCAGCAGGGGGCACCCTGCAGAGGAAGGGTCACCCTGAGGTGCAGAAGGAGCTGGAGGCTGAGAAGCCCAACACGCAGCCAGCTGTGCAGAGTGCTGAGACCCCCGGGCCCTCGGAGCAGGCCGTGCCCAGCCCCGGGGAGCAGCCGGCTGCCGTGGGACGCGGCCCAGCGGAGCAGGGAGAGGTAGCTCCTGGGTGCGGTGAGGGGAACCAGCCTGCCCCCACCAAGGGGAGCATTGGCCCAGAGACCACCCCCCCACACGGTGACCTCAGTGCTGAGGGGGAGGCTCCCCGGAGCCCACAggaagtggagcgggctggggccgaggcTGCCGGCTGGCCGTCCAAGCCCAAGGCGCTCAGCCTGACCGAGTACCGGCTGCGGATGCTGCACCGCCAGCCCAGCGGGGCCGacgggaaggagggggagaagcaggcaGCGAGCAAGTGGCCCAGCGTCCCCGAGCCCCCCACAGAGCTGGCCGAGATCCCGTGCCTAATGGCACCCGTGCGCCCCCTGCCCTCACAGCCTGCCCAGCCCGTgaagatgcccagctcccagagGGGCCCAGAGAAACCTGccagccccccagccacccctcctctgcccagaAAGGCACCTGCAGAGCCCCCCCAGACCGTGCCGGCTCCAGTGCCCCCGGGGCTGCAGCTGCCTTTCCTCCCGCCggccctgggagctgctgctgcagcaatcCCCCTGGCCTCCACAGCTCCCTATGCCCTCTACCCACCGGTGCCTTCCTGGCCTTGCTTTGGCCCCCCACCTGCCGGCTACCCCAGCCTGCCTCCACCACCGGCCGCTGGCGGGTCGCCCAACGCCTTTCACCTGGTGCCTGGCCTGCCCCCGccagccctggcctggcccccccctgccctgccaccacCTCCCTTCGGTCCAGGTGCGCCATGTGCCCCCATGGGCTGGGCCCTGGGCCTCCAGCCGTCCTACTGGCCCGGGgtccccctgccacctgcagtGCCTCCAATGGTGTACAGCGATCCAGGGGCAAAACCCTTCCCAGCtagccctctccccttcccagctaGCCCAGCCGCCCCGGCACCAAGCTGCCAAGAGCCCTCAGTTTTCACAGCACAGCCAATGAAGCCAGCGCTAGCCAAGCACGaggtgccagcccagcccccccagcgcgGGGCACAGCCCTCGGCCAGGGCCGCTGGTGGCCGGGCATCTGACCCCAGGAGGCAGAGCCGGCCTGTGGGCGAGTCATCTGCCACCCAGCCTGtagggcagccccctgccccccggcctGTGGGTGAGTCAcccactgcccagccccctaTTGCCATGGCCCGGACTGTGGGGGAGTCAACTGCTGCTGGGCCTGTGGGGCAGcaccctgcccagcccttgagggagcccccagccccccggcctGTGGGCGAGTCGCCCACTGCCCAGCCCGTTATTGCCACTGCCCAGCCTGTGGGAGAgtctgtttctgctgctgcccctcGGCCTGTGGGAGAGTCCCCTGCTGCCCAGCCTATGGGGGAGCCCCCTGCTCACCCCACAAGGGAGACCTCTGCCCCACAGCTTGTGGGAGAGTCACCTGCTGCCCAGCCCATGGGGCAGCCGCCTGTTGCCACTGCCTGGCCCGTGGGGGAgcctgtttctgctgctgcctcccagcctgTGGAGCAGACTACGAGGGAGcccactgccccccagcctgtGGGGGAGCCTCCTGATACCTGCCccatggcagaggctgcagcTCCAGCAAAGGTCCCACTGGCCAGCCTGCTGGAGGGGGACCGGCCAGACCCCAAGGGAGCTGTCCTGCAGGAGCCCCGGCCACCTGGGCGCACGTCCGTCCGCGGGAAAGCAGGGGCACTGCTGAGAGCGCGAGAGGAGAGCCAGCCCACCAAGCTGGCCCCTGCCCGGCCATGGAGACACCGGCCCCTcgtcagcccagcccagcctggcgcCAGCAAGGACATTGTGCAGGCCTTCATCAGCGAAATCGGTGAGGGGCCACGCTGGGGGTGTCCGGGGGCAGTGGGGCGCCgaggaggggaggggctgatggGGGGGGCAGTAGGGCGCCGAGGGGGCATGTCGTGAGCCTGGCTCAGGGTGAGTAGCAGCGAAGCTGAACCTGTCTGCATGGCAGAGCCCTTCCCctggggttggggggctcagCCTGCACTGGCCAGTACAGttctctggggctgcactgaatGGGCATCCGGCCTGCGAGCTCCCTGGTGCCTGGGAGGAGCCTTTTCTCTCTGAGCCCCCTTCTTTCCTGCTTGCAGGAAAGGCTGCCCCGCCTTTGTCTGGACGTGGCAAGGCCCCTGGCTCCCTGAGGGTCTCTTCCCCTCCCGCTGCACTCTGCCCCAGAGCCCCGGCTCGCGAGAGTCCCAGCCGGTCCAGGCACGAGAGTGTTGGTCCGGATCTGGCCCCGTTGCCCCATGGCAGCCGCATGGCCGTCAGGGGTGCCAGTGAGTGTCCCTCGGCgctgctcctgctgggggggggctcgTCAGCCtgagcccctctgccccagcttagGACCCCAGCCCGGAAGTGACCTGACAAGCCGCGTCTCCTCTCCTGTCGCAGGAATCGAAGCCTCCGACCTGTCCAGCCTGCTGGAGCAGTTTGAGAAGACCGAAGGTGAGCGGCTGGCGTGCCCTTATCGGCCATCCCCTCTCCCATCTGGTGCCCCCAGGCTCTGCGCGACCTAGCCCGACAGGCCTGTTTCAATCCCACATCCAGGGAGGTGTCGGACTGGCTGATGCACCGTCCCAAACTCTGCAAGCGTCAGGTTTCTGGCTTGTAGCAGGGACTGCGGTCCCCAGCCTGGGCGGGGCAGCCCCACAGCGGAGGTTTCCGGCTTAGCTGAGCAATGGGTCCTGGCGTAAATCGGAGCAGCCTGAAGACTGCCAGTGTGTAAATGTTACTGCGGTGAAGGGCAGACCTGGCCCGTTTCCCGACCCCTGCCCCATATGTGAACCGGGCCAGTGGGGGGCCCCAGGTGAGGCCAGGAGGGAGGGGACCCAAGCAGAGGGGTTGGGCTGCGCAGGGAGCCAGCCCTTTGGGGCGAGGAGGAAACAGGCCCCCAAGCCCGGCACCCGGAGTCGCCCAGCGAACGGGCCCTGGAGTGGGGACGCCAGGCTCCCCGCCATGGCAGCATCTCCCTCAGCTCTCCCTGCACTTGCTCTCGTTTCAGCCACGAAGGAGGCGCTGCAGGTGCGACGCCCTGGAGACAGGCTGGTGCCGGGGAACGCCTGGTGAGTCTGGAGGTGCCCACGGTGCCACCCAGTCCCAGTCTGTGCTGGCGACAGCCCCGGGGCTCCTGGCCCCAGGGAGGGGCGCGGGCAGAGCTCGGGCAGCTGGGGTGGGTCGGTGCTGTGTCTCTGCGGCGGTGAGCTGGACAGCGAGGGCCCCCAGGGCCCAAACGACAAAGGCTGCTTGAGTGCACGCACCCTCTCCTGCCCGGGCCAGAGATGGCAGTACCTGGCAGCATGCTGAGCGCCCAGGCTGTGccagctgggcccagggctgcGGTGATGGGCACTTCGGGTGCTGGGAGGCAGCATGCTGGGGCGCTGGGCCAGCGCTCCCTGGTGAGGTGGGGGGTGCGTGACCTGGCCCTGAAGGTCACGGGTCTCGGTCGTTGCCGCTTTTAGCGAggacccctctctccctgcagcaggtcCGAGAGCCACCCGGACAAGAACCCGCTGGACAGCCTG
Proteins encoded:
- the PPRC1 gene encoding peroxisome proliferator-activated receptor gamma coactivator-related protein 1 isoform X1, coding for MAALWGAGRAAGARAPRRGRGGGSGPPPAPPPASPPQCFSLEEDELSLHLVPACSDAILEAEGILGTMQSYLDSSVISIIEDFSTLTESKACLDAPNELSLLTAITEILDSTDDETLSPFDTTLDSELLAQPRDRESSSFQKFLSLSRASPERSVPALDDPWGLSGPAAIGKVGTGPGDLPWNGLEEPAAPKQGSSRAARAERKLPRPQPLPQRSDGEEEEEAASPGQHGSVVAAVGLRESPLGLCAEAGGEEAVWPEDSDAPCIISTGAGSLSELVKSMHPYCLPTLTVCLDPASEPVAKEFLTGPLLLEIVPGEGESLEIPVVLQQLGPEAQLPAEGQGACGCPAGKGDGALELSPMDGVLPVGTPAQGCETGGHGRAPQAEPPSLTQARESPRGVDPEAKDEERQRDQYLESSSRSSTEAPAGGKRQGTEKGRGRERARKSRKKKREESQKGQAKPDGDCMVRRLLSTSLVQPPATQRSPSWAARPSMQVSTFLERQLEQAKKEGQMELRSARGRPRAAAAGGTLQRKGHPEVQKELEAEKPNTQPAVQSAETPGPSEQAVPSPGEQPAAVGRGPAEQGEVAPGCGEGNQPAPTKGSIGPETTPPHGDLSAEGEAPRSPQEVERAGAEAAGWPSKPKALSLTEYRLRMLHRQPSGADGKEGEKQAASKWPSVPEPPTELAEIPCLMAPVRPLPSQPAQPVKMPSSQRGPEKPASPPATPPLPRKAPAEPPQTVPAPVPPGLQLPFLPPALGAAAAAIPLASTAPYALYPPVPSWPCFGPPPAGYPSLPPPPAAGGSPNAFHLVPGLPPPALAWPPPALPPPPFGPGAPCAPMGWALGLQPSYWPGVPLPPAVPPMVYSDPGAKPFPASPLPFPASPAAPAPSCQEPSVFTAQPMKPALAKHEVPAQPPQRGAQPSARAAGGRASDPRRQSRPVGESSATQPVGQPPAPRPVGESPTAQPPIAMARTVGESTAAGPVGQHPAQPLREPPAPRPVGESPTAQPVIATAQPVGESVSAAAPRPVGESPAAQPMGEPPAHPTRETSAPQLVGESPAAQPMGQPPVATAWPVGEPVSAAASQPVEQTTREPTAPQPVGEPPDTCPMAEAAAPAKVPLASLLEGDRPDPKGAVLQEPRPPGRTSVRGKAGALLRAREESQPTKLAPARPWRHRPLVSPAQPGASKDIVQAFISEIGIEASDLSSLLEQFEKTEATKEALQVRRPGDRLVPGNACRSESHPDKNPLDSLHAPELANVAGLTPPATPPHQLWKPLAAVSLLGKPRSPGATAQEGSQRTAKFMEAKPLPQSKPRGKGLPPTTCGPPPSHVGSGDHDYCVRGPGQPEEGARLPSVPAPSELGSRWNVKHHQDITIKPPSSLPTRTLAGPGLSPRPGAAPGSSEQLDHRTSARSQAAAGRSSSPTSVLLSPDASPCRDEEPQTRDPQPKQLATKRSLHCYRRRGASPSPRARASRSFSSTSSGASASSSSSSSSRSRSRSLSPPLKRWRRYRSRRSRSSHSSSRSSCGSCGRSRGRSTSSSSSYSSRSSSASRSHSRSPSPRRRSNRRRRYDYCDPPDHCQHQKVLHKERAIGRLLPHQGPELSLPRQRKGTPCEERRVVFIGKIPSRMTRAELRHRFSVFGDIEECTLHFRAEGDNYGFVTYRYAKEAFAAIESGHKLRRPDEQPFDLCFGGRRQFCRRNYADLDSSREDFAPAPIKSKFDSLDFDTLLKQAQHNLRR